A single genomic interval of Spinacia oleracea cultivar Varoflay chromosome 6, BTI_SOV_V1, whole genome shotgun sequence harbors:
- the LOC130463577 gene encoding protein FAR1-RELATED SEQUENCE 5-like, giving the protein MDPSRNECVVNLELDSDESDDVFNINLDNGADANSDFVDGEGVVIGDDLDNMIHEDVELDCENNITPPYVWMAFDSADGVINHCHEYAHSNGFQIRIRSSERIEKSGTMTTEISIERNRHIEDFSDCKRLRLVCSKEGKFKSKSNNPQRATKSTITGCQFKVNASLCSDGLWKLTRVLLEHNHPCDLNNTKFMRNYKFISERNKRTILENDTVGVPIAKNYNSFVVKYGGHNNVPFDERDCRNLISKTRSLSLQQGDFVAMRRHFYEMILSNSNFFYMYDTNEDSSLRNVFWADGRSRSAYKDFGDILSFDTTYISNRYKMPFSPFIGVNNHGQSILFGRALLAGEATENFVWLFNAWMTCMSGKAPIGILTDQCQAIG; this is encoded by the coding sequence ATGAATCTGATGATGTGTTTAACATAAACTTAGACAATGGTGCAGATGCAAATTCTGATTTTGTTGATGGTGAAGGAGTTGTAATTGGTGATGATTTAGACAATATGATTCATGAAGATGTTGAATTAGATTGTGAAAATAATATCACTCCTCCGTATGTATGGATGGCCTTTGATTCTGCTGATGGAGTGATAAACCATTGTCATGAATACGCGCATTCTAATGGATTTCAAATTAGAATCAGAAGTTCCGAAAGAATAGAAAAATCGGGAACTATGACAACGGAAATTTCTATTGAACGAAATCGACATATAGAAGACTTTAGTGATTGCAAGAGATTGAGGTTAGTTTGTTCAAAAGAAGGAAAGTTCAAATCAAAGTCAAATAATCCTCAACGAGCAACTAAGTCTACCATTACAGGATGTCAGTTTAAGGTAAACGCATCACTTTGTTCTGATGGTTTATGGAAGCTAACTAGAGTACTGTTAGAGCATAACCACCCTTGTGATctgaataatacaaaattcatgaGAAATTATAAATTCATCAGTGAGAGAAATAAGAGAACAATTCTGGAAAATGACACGGTCGGTGTTCCTATTGCAAAGAATTATAACTCATTTGTAGTAAAGTATGGTGGCCATAACAATGTTCCTTTTGACGAGAGAGATTGTCGCAATTTAATAAGTAAGACTAGAAGTCTAAGTTTACAACAAGGAGACTTTGTTGCGATGAGGAGACATTTCTACGAAATGATATTAAGCAATTCAAATTTCTTTTACATGTACGACACTAACGAGGATAGCTCATTGAGGAACGTTTTTTGGGCGGATGGTAGGAGTAGATCGGCATACAAAGACTTTGGTGATATCTTGTCATTTGATACAACTTATATCTCAAATAGGTATAAGATGCCGTTTTCTCCATTCATTGGAGTAAATAATCATGGTCAATCGATTCTTTTTGGTCGTGCCTTGTTAGCCGGAGAAGCGACTGAAAATTTCGTATGGTTGTTTAATGCATGGATGACATGCATGTCCGGGAAGGCTCCAATTGGTATCCTAACTGATCAATGCCAAGCTATTGGTTAG
- the LOC110774702 gene encoding protein FAR1-RELATED SEQUENCE 5-like: MDFFFKGFLNINTTLKQFVEQFGFALAKRVKEEDKETFNSNDPPLHCATDHIFEHVFQLYTSRKFFEFQQEVKNMSYNNATKISDDEKQCVYDVIVRRQWYGRTKRTIFQVTMDKGTLEVRCDCKNFEFKGIMCSHSLRVFHEEECNYVPERYILDRWRKDLPRKYLKIPVPYYSLLKKKPKEMKRYEKLHNTFEPISTVTMTNDKFFDEVLSSLSDLSVKSKSITEDEHGLMSQSLENIGKVYGRRVPKKVVNPFLTPSHLIFHLPRF, encoded by the coding sequence ATGGACTTCTTTTTTAAAGGATTTCTCAATATCAACACCACTCTTAAACAATTTGTGGAGCAATTTGGATTTGCATTAGCTAAAAGAGTGAAAGAAGAGGATAAGGAGACATTTAATTCGAACGATCCACCACTGCATTGTGCAACCGACCATATATTTGAACATGTGTTTCAATTATACACATCTAGAAAATTCTTTGAATTTCAACAAGAAGTGAAAAACATGAGTTACAACAATGCTACAAAGATTTCTGATGATGAAAAACAATGTGTATATGATGTCATAGTGAGAAGACAATGGTATGGTCGAACTAAACGCACAATTTTTCAAGTGACTATGGATAAGGGAACTCTAGAAGTAAGATGTGATTGCAAGAATTTCGAATTTAAAGGGATTATGTGTAGTCACTCATTGCGGGTATTTCACGAAGAGGAATGCAATTATGTACCAGAACGGTACATTTTAGATCGATGGAGAAAAGACTTGCCTAGGAAGTATCTTAAGATACCGGTTCCTTATTATTCGTTACTTAAGAAAAAACCTAAGGAGATGAAAAGATATGAAAAATTGCATAATACTTTCGAACCTATCTCAACAGTGACAATGACAAATGATAAGTTTTTTGATGAGGTGTTGAGTTCTCTTTCTGACCTAAGTGTGAAGTCAAAATCCATCACAGAGGATGAGCATGGACTCATGTCCCAAAGTTTGGAGAATATTGGTAAAGTTTATGGTAGGCGAGTCCCTAAGAAGGTTGTCAACCCATTTCTCACCCCCTCTCATCTCATCTTTCACCTCCCCCGATTCTAG